A genome region from Desulfurobacterium atlanticum includes the following:
- a CDS encoding HAD-IA family hydrolase has translation MIAVVFDFDGTMVDTYDTVIDAYNQLAPFFRISRIENRNILREYSFSEFIKEYRIASYKVFPLILTLRFLINQSKKGGSFTVLPDVKEILFKLREKGYSLGIVSTNSFSFIRTVLEREGIYQIFSFVKTSPFLSRKWRILKTLKERFDQVYYVGDEGRDVVAAKKAGVVSVAVTWGFNTEENLLRYNPNFIVRKPADILSIINL, from the coding sequence TTGATAGCGGTAGTATTTGATTTTGATGGAACTATGGTGGATACTTATGATACGGTTATAGACGCTTACAATCAGCTTGCTCCATTTTTCAGGATTTCCAGAATAGAGAATAGAAATATATTAAGAGAATACTCCTTCTCCGAATTTATTAAAGAATACCGTATAGCATCCTACAAAGTTTTTCCGCTTATTTTGACTTTAAGATTTTTGATAAATCAAAGTAAAAAGGGAGGTAGCTTTACTGTTTTACCGGATGTAAAAGAGATTCTTTTTAAACTCAGAGAGAAAGGTTATTCCCTTGGTATAGTTTCTACAAACTCTTTTTCCTTTATAAGAACGGTTCTTGAGAGAGAAGGAATTTATCAGATATTCTCTTTTGTTAAAACTTCTCCTTTTCTATCGCGAAAGTGGAGGATTTTAAAAACTTTAAAAGAGAGATTTGATCAGGTTTACTATGTGGGAGATGAAGGAAGGGATGTTGTGGCGGCAAAAAAAGCGGGAGTGGTTTCTGTGGCTGTTACATGGGGGTTTAACACAGAAGAAAATCTTTTACGGTACAATCCCAATTTTATAGTAAGAAAACCTGCTGATATACTCAGCATAATTAATCTTTAA
- the coaBC gene encoding bifunctional phosphopantothenoylcysteine decarboxylase/phosphopantothenate--cysteine ligase CoaBC has protein sequence MEKTLDGKKILLGITGSIAAYKSIELLRELQRRGADVFTAVTEAGLKFVPEIALKTLSGHEVYKNVVSEDSPEIRHTTLGSTVDLFIVAPATANTIAKIACGIADNPVTATALVMGRGIICPAMNVNMYNNPATLKNIEILKERGYFVVDSDEGELACGVKGKGRLADIGKIVQAVESYFVPKFLKGKKIVITAGPTREYIDPVRFISNPSSGKMGYALAEMAVAAGADVVLISGKTCLKPPYNLRNFIEVETVDEMRRAVLKNLEGTDIFISAAAVGDFTPVQKAENKIKKNCGEFILKLKRTPDILAEVSASKKVKTVVGFAAETENIVENARKKLMEKNLDFIVANDVKKGVFGSDKTSCIVIGEDFEKRFSGTKREVAFSILKVVGGMLN, from the coding sequence GTGGAAAAAACACTTGATGGAAAAAAGATACTCCTTGGTATAACAGGAAGCATCGCTGCTTATAAAAGCATAGAGCTTTTAAGAGAGTTGCAGAGAAGGGGAGCTGATGTTTTTACTGCCGTTACCGAGGCCGGCTTAAAATTTGTTCCTGAAATTGCTCTTAAAACTCTTTCTGGACATGAAGTTTACAAAAATGTGGTTTCTGAAGATTCTCCAGAGATAAGGCATACCACTTTAGGTTCAACTGTTGACCTTTTTATAGTTGCACCGGCTACTGCAAACACAATTGCAAAAATAGCCTGTGGAATAGCTGATAATCCTGTAACTGCTACAGCGCTTGTTATGGGAAGAGGAATAATCTGTCCTGCGATGAATGTGAACATGTACAACAATCCTGCGACTTTGAAAAACATTGAAATTCTGAAAGAGAGAGGATATTTTGTTGTTGATTCTGATGAAGGTGAACTTGCCTGCGGAGTAAAAGGGAAAGGCAGGCTTGCAGATATCGGAAAGATAGTTCAGGCTGTTGAATCTTATTTTGTTCCAAAGTTCTTAAAGGGAAAAAAAATTGTTATTACTGCAGGTCCAACAAGAGAATATATAGACCCGGTAAGATTTATATCAAATCCATCTTCTGGAAAAATGGGGTATGCACTTGCCGAGATGGCTGTAGCTGCTGGAGCTGATGTTGTTCTTATATCTGGGAAAACATGTTTGAAACCTCCTTATAATCTAAGAAATTTTATTGAAGTTGAAACTGTTGATGAGATGAGAAGGGCTGTTTTAAAAAACCTTGAAGGAACAGATATTTTTATATCTGCTGCGGCGGTTGGAGATTTTACTCCTGTCCAGAAAGCAGAAAATAAAATAAAGAAAAATTGTGGCGAGTTTATTTTAAAACTAAAAAGAACTCCGGATATTCTTGCAGAGGTTTCTGCTTCTAAAAAAGTGAAAACGGTTGTCGGTTTTGCAGCAGAAACGGAAAACATTGTTGAAAACGCGAGAAAAAAACTTATGGAAAAAAATCTTGACTTTATTGTTGCAAATGACGTTAAAAAGGGGGTTTTCGGAAGTGATAAGACCTCCTGTATTGTTATTGGAGAAGATTTTGAAAAACGCTTTTCTGGAACTAAAAGAGAAGTAGCCTTTTCCATTTTAAAAGTTGTTGGCGGAATGTTGAATTGA